The genomic DNA TTTAAATTGGAATATATTATATTCGACAGTTTCATAAACCGGTAAATACTTACCATTATAGAGTTTGATCTTCGCAAATCTAAGAAGACAAACCATCAGGTGCACATCGACTTCTTGGCAAGCAGCATAGATTTCATCAGCAAATGATCCCCACAAAGTACATGTCATCCTCACATCACTGTAATTTGCAGCAAACTACTATTAGTTTTACATATTAGGAAGTTTGGATTCGGGTTTCCAGATAAGACCTAGTCAAATCGGGTGAGAGATAGGAACGGCTCATCAGATATAGAGTCGACCGTCTCGACTACGGTTTGATACATGAAAGTCATCTTGTAGCGATGACTGGTTGGTTTGAATTGGCCACTGGCaaagtttaaaccaaaattttcaatggATCTCCTTTGTCCAGTAGTGAACCTATTCTCGAAACGGTTGATGAGGTCTTTTTTGCACGAAGCATGGATTTTTGTTCCCTGTAAatgacatacatatatattaggaATATGTACATGgttattatatatgtacatatgaTATTTATACTTACTTGGACATCAGCAAGTACCATGTCGAAGGTTTCACCAAAAAGTGTGGTATATGTTTTCCATGTATGCATGACCCTTACCTGCACCTTCCATGAAGTCTTGAACAGCTTGATGTCTCGGAGGAAAGCGTATGAAGCAGCCATTGCGAGGTTTGTGTTTGACTCTTTGTGGTCGAGATATTTTGAGTGTGAGATGATTTAGTTTATGGGTTTGTTGACGATATTTATAGTTGAATGGTACATTACATGTTTGTGAGCacaaaatctttgatacttATTCGATCAAGGTTTATTCGGTAGTTAGGTTTGATATAAGGGAAGTTAGATTATGCAATACTAACATTTAGGGATTTTTCGAGATTAGGATGTTCTAATTTTTGAATGATTGATTTTGCGAATATCTTCTACCAGCGATGATAAAGGCGTGATTGTTGTGGTTTCTAAGAAAGGAAGATCTATAGAAATATAGAAACAACTTGTACAATATATGTTTTCGTAATGggcttttttgttttcgtatGCAGGCTTTATTGGACCCCAACTTTCTATCAACGTGTAACCAATAAAACAACGAAACCGGGTTAAAGGAAAAAGACGCGGATCCTCTTCCTTTCTGGACGGGTAATGTCTTTTCATGTGGGCGGACAAATGTGCCCTTCCGAATTTTCAGAATCATTTTAAATTTGCTCGAATTGAATGGCAATTTGAGTAATTAGAAGGAGGATTTCGGACATTTTCCCTAACGtaatcctcttttaattatatagagATGATTTATTTTAGATGAATGATATAcctagtttttatttaatactaggACCGCATGGggaaatatttcaaataaagttaaattaaattttaaatttagatttatatattagaaaataatttgaaagcAATAAAgtagtttgaaaatatatgctaagaatatcagaagaaaaaaataacaagtaGAGCTAAaactacataaatattatacatatataaccaGTGGCGGACTAAGGATAAAAATTTAGGGAGGTCAATTCCAGGGAATAAATACTAATATGACATATTGGTGGTTCGAACTCGGGATTGGAGAGGTCAACAGTACAGAATTTACTATCTGTGCTACtgaaattttatgtaaataCATGTAAAAACTAACTATTTTATTAGTTACCCAGGTCAGGTGACCCACTTTCCTCCTAAGTGGGTCCGCCGTTGtatataactaatattatacatatataactgtGAGTTAAAatgaaagataataataaataaatgcaactttctgataaaataattacaaaaataataaaagaatattatcttgagtgaaaatttatcaactaataattataataaaaataagtaatctctagaaataaaagataaattagttaaattttaaaGAACACATAGTTTACGAAGATATACGATAAATAAGGGCAACTGTATGTACATAattaaagttgattaaatttaGGGAAAAtgacacccacacccactttctcctaaagtattgtcacaaaaacccactttccactcattgtatactttcccaagttttttccTTATATGTCCattttccttttacatttttgcccttactaacaacttacctctctttctctccttcttttctctctttttctcttcttttttgttgttaacactttaNNNNNNNNNNNNNNNNNNNNNNNNNNNNNNNNNNNNNNNNNNNNNNNNNNNNNNNNNNNNNNNNNNNNNNNNNNNNNNNNNNNNNNNNNNNNNNNNNNNNTAAATGCGCATGTTCTGATGGTGACTCAAAAATCTCTCCATTTTTTTGAAATACCCCTTTTGGTgtaccatttttcaaaaatacctctttcatctatccattttcaaaaatgatGTACTTCTAGATATCACTACCTCTAGACTctatccaaatatttataaagttttgacacattttaaaaggtttttacaaggtttttaaaaggtttacaagatttttaatttttttttccaaatatttataaagttttgacatattttaaaatgtttttaaaattttttaaaaaagtttttaaaatgtatttattatatatataatttacatacatataaaggtaatttgtgtatatttttaaaatttacatacaaaatttacatacacacaattttgaaaatttgcaaatttttagtggtttttttggtaaagtttaaaAGATGGGGTAGTTTTGAAAAATGATATTGCaaaagggatatttttgaaattctcataATTGTTTTACTAGCTAGTAGTATAAATGTTGATAACTTTTATGATGGTTGCAActtttatcataattttttatagaataccttatttttataatatatattaaataatatttttggcaAGATTGCCTCAATTCAGTATGACTTTtcactatattattttttatagatttatgtCTCTTTGCCATAACATTTTGTTACAAAAGTTTTGTAGTTAATATTTAGCCttacttattattttctctttttaaaataatttttattaatatcacaTACTCTTAACTAGagtattattttcaaataaatttataacatataattttaaattttaaattttattttatttattttatcaaatactcaCTCGCCACATTGTGGAGCTGAGTcctagttaaattttaaaaatacaaattaattccaaatatatatttttttttcagaaacacttttcacttaaaaatatatatatttggacttaactattttgtgtttttttttttttttttttgacaagatCTATTATTGGTTATGGCCTATGAGTTTCTTTGTAAACGATTTCTACAAATTATCACCAGAGTAGTTATAAAGGAAAAGAAGTATTGAGTGGAGTTTGTGAGTGTTTCTTACCATCTTAAAATGGAGGAAGAGCCCATTTCTCTGGTCTTATGTCGAGTAGAGAATTGATGACTTCATTAGCGGATGTATAAAGATGTGTCTGTTTACAGTTTAGGAATAGAAGGAACAACAATCACTTTTGTCCCAGCAGCTTTACAAGCCATAACACCAGGCCTTGCCCATTTAAACTAACTGTAAGTAAGAAACAACCAAACACGCAACTGCAAAACAATACCCTATAAAAGTGAGACTCACATCACACAGAATCTTCAATAACCATACAGTCTGCTGGATCTTTATTCAATCTTTTAGCTGTTTCAAGAAAACTTTATACAAGAATGATCATTGTCATTAGAATTGTGATCATTCTAAAAGATCATTCTTTTATATGTCAGCTCCGCAGGGATAGTGAATACATCATTTTCGTCTTTCTTCACTATCTTAATACCAATATCCCATCCTTGAATAACCTGACCTGCAAAACCACAATACCACacgataacaaacaaacaaaaaaccaagcCAACTACCACAAACAAGTACTTGATTTTTAACAACTCAATAAATCAGAAAGCTTATTGTCAAGTTCAACACTATAATCACCGAGTTCTTACTGATAACAATATAATCGTTAGTCACAAATCCAAGATATGGAAACTATTACAAGACTCTGTAAACATTCCCAAACAAAATTCAGAGGTTCAATGATTTAAGAATGAGAAAGGAAGATGAATTACCTTGTATGAGCTCTTAATACGGTCTCCACCAAGGGCGGATCCACGTTGTACTAGAGACNNNNNNNNNNNNNNNNNNNNNNNNNNNNNNNNNNNNNNNNNNNNNNNNNNNNNNNNNNNNNNNNNNNNNNNNNNNNNNNNNNNNNNttttttttttttttttttgacaagatCTATTATTGGTTATGGCCTATGAGTTTCTTTGTAAACGATTTCTACAAATTATCACCAGAGTAGTTATAAAGGAAAAGAAGTATTGAGTGGAGTTTGTGAGTGTTTCTTACCATCTTAAAATGGAGGAAGAGCCCATTTCTCTGGTCTTATGTCGAGTAGAGAATTGATGACTTCATTAGCGGATGTATAAAGATGTGTCTGTTTACAGTTTAGGAATAGAAGGAACAACAATCACTTTTGTCCCAGCAGCTTTACAAGCCATAACACCAGGCCTTGCCCATTTAAACTAACTGTAAGTAAGAAACAACCAAACACGCAACTGCAAAACAATACCCTATAAAAGTGAGACTCACATCACACAGAATCTTCAATAACCATACAGTCTGCTGGATCTTTATTCAATCTTTTAGCTGTTTCAAGAAAACTTTATACAAGAATGATCATTGTCATTAGAATTGTGATCATTCTAAAAGATCATTCTTTTATATGTCAGCTCCGCAGGGATAGTGAATACATCATTTTCGTCTTTCTTCACTATCTTAATACCAATATCCCATCCTTGAATAACCTGACCTGCAAAACCACAATACCACacgataacaaacaaacaaaaaaccaagcCAACTACCACAAACAAGTACTTGATTTTTAACAACTCAATAAATCAGAAAGCTTATTGTCAAGTTCAACACTATAATCACCGAGTTCTTACTGATAACAATATAATCGTTAGTCACAAATCCAAGATATGGAAACTATTACAAGACTCTGTAAACATTCCCAAACAAAATTCAGAGGTTCAATGATTTAAGAATGAGAAAGGAAGATGAATTACCTTGTATGAGCTCTTAATACGGTCTCCACCAAGGGCGGATCCACGTTGTACTAGAGACTGGAAGTTGTCactgtcaatttttttttgaaataagtgttattttataaaagttttgaattatgcccctaataaatatatattaaatgctCCTAGTATTCTGTTTGTTCTATACCTTTTTGTTTACCCTATTATTTTTCGAATTCATACAAACACAAGTCaaaagatcatttttttttatttaatttaacattacaagcccaaatattttaataacattGGGTTACGTACAAGTTATTAaccaaatttttagaaatttagtttaaaaagaaagcaaaattaaagtttttcaCTAAACTATATTTCAATTCTTAAATGTTTTTGGNCTCTAAGGGCATCTGGTTTAGGAGAACATTTTTGGGTGTtgttagagtaaaaatattatgaaaataatgtaaaatcattaggttagatattttattaaaaagttggttattgggagaacatgtttagatcataagatttaataatataataattttaaacatattataattttaaaaactttaaaaaataacatttaaattgtaaacttaaaaaacttatactaaaattcaaaatacaatgccaaatttttatgaaacaaaaaaacattaaagatataaaaaaaaaaaaacaaacaaaacttcttccaaacaaataaatgttttctcctttgcaaaaaattgtatccattcaTAAGTTGCCACGTCACCCAAGAACTGACTCAAattcagttctacatcaagaactaacAACATGTTCTTCACCCACTGTTctctatatttttgattttaaaaaggtTTAGAACACCTTAGAACACCCAAGGTGTTCCTTCAATACAGATGGCCTAAGACTATCACtgttcatttattaaaaataactaaataataataaaagaagaacaaatgtGAGAAAATCAATGAGAGAAGTGAGAAACGATTCTTGAGCAACTATAGAACCGTTTCTAGACACATAGAACATTACTAATAGTCAATTTTTTATCCTGATTTAGGCCCTAATTGGTAAgagacttttaagactttaaaattatttaaagcaTTTACAGCCATTTTTTAGACAATCAGACttttattgcttttatttttttttaagttttgaaagccacttcttttttttccttccttgttttctcattttttttaaagcgtCAAAACCAtgctttaaaactaaacaattacaaaaacatttttttttctccccatTATATTTTAAAGCTCTCCAaagtatttgtatatatattttacatattatacTTTTACAGCTACAGCTTTAAAAGTTGCTAGTAAACAATCAGTTTtaacatttaaagtttttacaatcaaaacatctacaaccaaattctctacagctaaaattttaaagtcaaagtctcTACAGCCAAAAGTAATAGGCATTACCAATCATGCCttaatctttaaataaataatcatattacTAGATAATCACCTGCGCTGGTAGCACGGGGAATTTTTGTATTTcgttatttgttaagattatgattatgttgtatcattcatttacatgttatataatatatagtactatatggtgagTTTTGAgtcatattaaactactaattgGTAGGTATAGAAAAAGGGTAGGTTACCCGTATTCGATCCGTTACTTGGCTTGTTTCCGTCTCGAAAAagggtacccgcagctttagggtcgagtgaaatgtattataattatattatttgtgaGTAAGGATCGAGTattggatattaatttaatttttgatatccGTGCTGTTATCCGACCCGTAAAtacccgttaatattttgtagtattatcatttattaataatatatatatatatattctagaataaaaagttaaagtctaagttttatttttaatgaaaaataattgttatttgtacattttatttacatatgaatgatctaattattttttgtgtataatataaaataaatacatatgaTCAGCGGGTATAATATGTAAAATGTCAGAATCTTAATATGAATGACCGCAATCAATCCCCAAACACCCATTACGTTTactacaaatataattatatatattgattaggTAAAATTCCCCTAATTCTCTCATCAATAACTTAtctctagatttttttgttttttgtgaaaCACTTCATAATAggttatgttttatttgctATTTTTGTGGATAAACATTTtctggttacaacaaattaatattaagattttgttattatattttgtattaaaatacagtggcattttgtataatatattatatgaagtgagattatttatttaaagggttgcttaaataatataatagagatatTAAGAAttagtaaaattatatatatggagaaactcatctaattttaaCCGGTGGACATGCCCTAAAAACCTTTACATTAGGATTGATGGTTaagttttgattgttttttttcattttttgaatTACTTTTAATACAAAAAGTTTCTAAGAAATTCATTAAACTTCATCAATAGAGGTGCTCTTTATAACTTTAAATAACCAGTTGGTAATTTCGAGCACACCCTAAAAATCTATCATTCCTCAGCGCTTTTTagtgtaaaaatttacaaactTCTCAATTAGCAGAAGGAACTTCAAGTGTTAAAACTCTACGaacctttcaaaaaaaaaaaactccaagaacCTTACACAGGAAGCACTCGATTGGTGAATGAAGAAGGTTCAGTTAATTTTACATCGAACATACAACACAGCCACTGGAGTCAGTTTCAGTTTTGAGATCTCTCGTCTCTCACGAACCGGTCAAATCAATGAAGCTCGAAAGTTTTTCGATTCGTTACGGTTTAAAGCAATCGGTTCATGGAACTCAATTGTCTCTGGCTACTTTGCAAACGGTTTGCCGAGAGAAGCACGCCAcctgttcgatgaaatgcctgagagaAATATTGTTTCTTGGAACGGGTTGGTTTCTGGGTATGTTAAGAACGGGATGATTAACGAAGCTAGGAGTGCGTTTGAGATAATGCCTGAGAGGAACGTTGTGTCGTGGACCGCTATGGTGAAAGGTTATGTGCAAGAAGGTATGGTTGGTGAAGCAGAGTTGTTGTTTTGGAGAATGCCTGTGAGGAATGAGGTTTCTTGGACTGTGATGTTTGGTGGTTTGATTGATGATGGGCGTATTGATGATGCACGTAAGTTGTATGATATGATGCCTGTTAAAGATACTGTAGGGAGTACTAATATGATTGGTGGGTTGTGTAAAGAAGGAAGAGTTGATGAGGCAAGAGAGATTTTTGATGAGATGAAGGATAGAAATGTGATTACTTGGACTACTATGATTACTGGGTATGGGCAGAATCATCGAGTGGATGTTGCTAGGAAGCTGTTTGAAGTGATGCCAGAGAAAACTGAGGTTTCTTGGACTTCAATGCTTTTAGGGTATACTTTGAGTGGGAGAATGGAGGATGCAGAACAGTTTTTTGAGGTGATGCCGGTGAAGCCGGTTATTGCGTGTAATGCTATGATTGTTGGGTTAGGAGAGCAAGGAGAGATAGCAAAAGCGAGGAGGGTTTTCGATCAAATGAAGGATAGAGATGATGCTACTTGGAGAGGAATGATTAAAGCTTatgaaagaaaaggttttgaatTGGAGGctattgatttgtttgttcaGATGCAGGGACAAGGAGTTAAACCGAGTTTTACATCTTTGATCAGCATTCTTTGTGCGTGTGCGTCTTTAGCAAGTCTCCAATATGGTAGACAGGTACATGCTCATTTGGTGAGATGTCAGTTTGATGTTGATGTGTATGTTGCCTCTGTATTGATGACGATGTATGTCAAATGTGGGGAGCTTACAAAAGCGAAGCTAGTATTCGACAGGTTTCCCTCTAAAAAGGATATAATCATGTGGAATTCAATCATTTCTGGTTATGCATCGCACGGTTTAGGAGAGGAAGCTCTTAAGGTTTTTTATGAGATGTCATCGTCTGGTACCATGCCAAACAAAGTGACCTTGATAGCGATTCTGACAGCATGTAGCTATGCTGGATTAGTCGAGGAAGGGCTTGAGATATTTGAGTCAATGGAATCAAAGTTTTGTGTGACACCAATGGTTGAGCATTATTCTTGCACGGTGGATATGCTTGGGCGTGCAGGACGGGTAGATGAGGCAATGAAATTGATCGAAAGTATGACCGTAAAACCAGATGCTACAGTTTGGGGTGCTCTGTTGGGAGCGTGTAAAACTCACTCACGACTAGATTTAGCTGAGGTTGCTGCAAAGGAACTCTTTGAGATTGAACCAGAAAACACTGGTCCATACGTTTTGCTATCCAGCATAAATGCATCTCGATCCAAGTGGGGAGATGTTgcagaaatgagaaaaaacatGAGGACAAAGCGTGTAAGTAAATTCCCTGGTTGTAGCTGGATTGAGGTAGAGAAAAAAGTGCACATGTTCACTCGCGGAGGTATAAGAAACCATCCTGAGCAGGCGATGATATTAATGGTATTGGAGAAAACAGATGGATTATTGAGAGAAGCTGGTTATAGTCCTGATTGCAGCAATGTCCTACATGATGTAGACGAGGAAGAGAAAATTGATAGCTTGAGCCGTCACAGCGAGAGACTCGCAGTTGCGTATGGACTTTTAAAGCTACCCGAAGGAGTACCCATTCGGGTCATGAAGAACCTTAGAGTCTGTGGAGATTGCCACTCCGCCATTAAACTCATTTCGAAAGTGACAGAAAGAGAGATCATTCTAAGAGATGCAAACAGATTCCACCATTTCAACAATGGGGAGTGTTCTTGTAGAGATTATTGGTGAGATTGGTCCATTGCTATTGGTTTATTTCGGTTCAAATTCATTGGTTTAGTTGAGATATGTGTATTCTATTACCTATAGTTTATAAGAAGAATGTTTCACACATATCAATGCACGACTTGAATCATCAAACTCAATCATATTATCTTGCAATTATTCGTTTAATAATTGAATCATTGCTGTTTTGTTCTTATTATCTTCTTTGGGACGTGACCTACCACTTTTGTTACATCAATAAAGAAATACTAAACATATGTACCTCTTGTGTCTTGTTCTGTGATTATCAAGCTTCCGTCCAAAGTGGAACATGATTAAAAGTTAGTTTCGATTGATTGGATAAGGCCAAAGACTGGTTGTTGAGTCACATCTCCTCtcgctctcgctctctctctttctctcagaTTTTTACAGGCAAATCGATTGATTCCACTCGAAGAGACAGACCCACAAAGCTTTCAATTCTGTTCATCGTCTCTCAGGTTCCAGTATCTGTTTCCTCTAAGGTAAAAAGTTTCGACCTTTACGTTTCTTGATCATCTGCTAATCTTTTGAAACGAGCTTTTCTATATTgggtgtttttattttttaatatatgcgATTTGGTTATTTCTCTGTTGTGTAATCCATTAACGTATTCAGTGTTTGATGATCAGACTTctcaaagttttgatctttttatcGTTTAAATTAGTTGGGTTTGTACGGAATCTGAAAAAGCGGCAAACTTTGATAAAGTCAtacaacttttttaattttataccttGTTGAGATCTGGACTCGTTTCGTCATTTATAGTTTCATCAAGTCTGATTGTTCTAAATCTGGCTGGTGTTGTTAATAGGATAGAGTCACTGTCAGTGTCCTGTATCCAATGTCTCTCTGACAGAACTgacatgtttttgtttcagttgtaTTGATGGGTTCTGAAGGACCAACGGGTGTGACGATTCATATCACAGGGTTCAAGAAGTTCCATGGAGTTGCTGAGAATCCTACAGAGAAAATGGCAAACAACCTGAAAGAATATTTAGCAAAGAATAGTGTGTCGAAAGATGTAATTCTTGGAAGCTGTACGGTGCTCGAGACCGCTGGTCAAGGAGCTGTCGCTTCTCTTTATCAATTGCTACAATCTGCTGTTAAGACTGAGGAATCGGAGTCCCTGACTGGAAAAACCATCTGggttagttagttagttaagCTAAGTTTGATTACTAGATTTGATTTCCGTGTTGAAGAAACTCATTTCTGATATCTATCTCTTTAGGTTCACTTTGGAGTTAATAGCGGCGCTACAAAATTTGCAATTGAGCAACAAGCTGTGAATGAAGCGACTTTTCGTTGCCCTGATGAATTGGGCTGGAAGCCTCAGGTTTTTGTTTGACCCTCCTTTgattgttcttttgtttgggtAGTTGTTTAGTTCCTTGAAACACTCTTGTGGTTTGCAGAATTTGCCAATTGTTCCTTCTGATGGTCCAATCACAACTGTAAGAAAGGTACAATGTTGATACTGTCTCCTTGAGCTGTGTTTCTTAACCTTTTGGACTGCAGATTTGGCCATTCTTGTTTTTATGTTGAATCCAAGTGTTGTGTATGATTTGCAGACAACTCTTCCAGTTGAAGATATAACAAAGGCGTTGGGGAATAAGGGCTTTGAGGTGATATCATCAGATGATGCAGGTCGATTTGTGTGCAACTATGTCTATTACCACTCTCTAAGATTTGCGGAGCAGAATAAGACCAAGTCACTCTTTGTTCACGTTCCTCTTTTCGTTGCCGTGGATGAAGACACCCAAATGAGATTCACGGTTTCTCTGCTGGAGGTACTCGCTTCTGTTTGCAAGTAATGTTATCCCAAATGTGGATATTCTTGTTCATGAAATGCTCGTCATGGACTGATTTGTCTCCCCACCAAAAAGTTGCCTATCAATAAATGGAATATAAGTTCACTTCTCTATTACAttcatttgtttcttcaaaTGTGTTCGCTTAATGAAATGAAATATGATATA from Camelina sativa cultivar DH55 chromosome 7, Cs, whole genome shotgun sequence includes the following:
- the LOC104701087 gene encoding uncharacterized protein LOC104701087, which translates into the protein MGSEGPTGVTIHITGFKKFHGVAENPTEKMANNLKEYLAKNSVSKDVILGSCTVLETAGQGAVASLYQLLQSAVKTEESESLTGKTIWVHFGVNSGATKFAIEQQAVNEATFRCPDELGWKPQNLPIVPSDGPITTVRKTTLPVEDITKALGNKGFEVISSDDAGRFVCNYVYYHSLRFAEQNKTKSLFVHVPLFVAVDEDTQMRFTVSLLEVLASVCK
- the LOC104701086 gene encoding pentatricopeptide repeat-containing protein At1g56690, mitochondrial-like, yielding MKKVQLILHRTYNTATGVSFSFEISRLSRTGQINEARKFFDSLRFKAIGSWNSIVSGYFANGLPREARHLFDEMPERNIVSWNGLVSGYVKNGMINEARSAFEIMPERNVVSWTAMVKGYVQEGMVGEAELLFWRMPVRNEVSWTVMFGGLIDDGRIDDARKLYDMMPVKDTVGSTNMIGGLCKEGRVDEAREIFDEMKDRNVITWTTMITGYGQNHRVDVARKLFEVMPEKTEVSWTSMLLGYTLSGRMEDAEQFFEVMPVKPVIACNAMIVGLGEQGEIAKARRVFDQMKDRDDATWRGMIKAYERKGFELEAIDLFVQMQGQGVKPSFTSLISILCACASLASLQYGRQVHAHLVRCQFDVDVYVASVLMTMYVKCGELTKAKLVFDRFPSKKDIIMWNSIISGYASHGLGEEALKVFYEMSSSGTMPNKVTLIAILTACSYAGLVEEGLEIFESMESKFCVTPMVEHYSCTVDMLGRAGRVDEAMKLIESMTVKPDATVWGALLGACKTHSRLDLAEVAAKELFEIEPENTGPYVLLSSINASRSKWGDVAEMRKNMRTKRVSKFPGCSWIEVEKKVHMFTRGGIRNHPEQAMILMVLEKTDGLLREAGYSPDCSNVLHDVDEEEKIDSLSRHSERLAVAYGLLKLPEGVPIRVMKNLRVCGDCHSAIKLISKVTEREIILRDANRFHHFNNGECSCRDYW